A stretch of the Methylacidiphilum caldifontis genome encodes the following:
- a CDS encoding L,D-transpeptidase yields the protein MGKTWRSLLKLFFFLSLSFDLIAQSAHSSIESPKTSVHRIVKVSLQNQAVYVLEGTKPIFVAACTVGKAGHPTPKGTFHVTSKSMKKRSNSYGFWVRGEEIRMTESPSSPPPGGNWRYVGYPMPYWVEFFPGYGFHEGFVWSSPRTHGCIRLHGQSAIQFFNLVNVGTPIFIADSFPEDLTLGKHILRPRDELLPDPPGQFMISDKAFEKPWEF from the coding sequence ATGGGGAAAACATGGAGAAGCCTTTTAAAACTTTTTTTCTTTCTTTCCCTCTCTTTTGATCTCATAGCTCAATCCGCCCATAGTTCTATCGAAAGCCCAAAAACTTCGGTCCACCGAATTGTTAAAGTTTCCTTACAAAATCAAGCCGTTTATGTGTTGGAAGGCACTAAACCCATTTTTGTTGCTGCCTGTACAGTAGGCAAAGCCGGTCATCCTACACCTAAAGGGACCTTTCATGTGACTTCAAAATCTATGAAAAAACGCTCCAATAGCTACGGTTTCTGGGTCAGGGGTGAGGAAATCAGAATGACCGAAAGCCCCTCTTCTCCGCCTCCTGGAGGGAACTGGCGCTACGTGGGCTATCCCATGCCCTACTGGGTTGAGTTTTTTCCAGGTTATGGTTTCCATGAAGGATTCGTATGGTCTTCTCCTCGAACTCATGGTTGCATTCGGCTTCATGGGCAATCCGCTATTCAATTTTTTAACCTGGTTAACGTCGGAACGCCCATTTTTATTGCTGATTCTTTTCCTGAAGATCTGACCCTAGGAAAACATATCCTAAGACCAAGAGATGAACTGCTTCCCGATCCTCCCGGCCAATTCATGATTTCTGATAAAGCTTTTGAAAAACCCTGGGAATTCTAG
- a CDS encoding molybdopterin-dependent oxidoreductase, giving the protein MNKDFLSYFSHFPVISRREWLKLFGLSTLSTLSLQKSFGGEEARKTHLDISSPSPFWTSQNPFAYEPQKLPLIRLNDRPIVLETPREFFEFSFTPNAAFYVRYHLDCIPNSIDLSKWRLFLQGNFLNPVSFSFADLLTRFEPVSIVAVNQCSGNSRSRFYPRVPGAQWGNGAMGNAKWTGVRLMDVLNKAKMKENTVQIQFQGFDYGRSPEGTPAHSFIKSLDRDDPILEETILAYAMNDEPLPLLNGFPLRLVVPGKFATYWIKHLTWIRALDSLDTNFWMKTAYRIPKNRHNSVSFEDYQKGVSFETIPIGAIQMPVRSFIIQPAGDSKLIEKMPVQVKGIAFSGYGAVAKVEFSSDGGNHWQDTTLGKDLGKYSFRNWHIFWTPKKAGEYILASRAWDEKGNTQPLTPIWNPGGYCWNTVETQRIWVGKNS; this is encoded by the coding sequence ATGAACAAGGATTTTTTAAGCTATTTTTCACATTTTCCCGTAATTTCGAGAAGAGAATGGTTAAAGCTTTTTGGTCTTTCGACGCTTTCCACCTTGTCTTTGCAGAAATCCTTTGGAGGAGAAGAAGCACGGAAGACCCATTTGGACATATCAAGTCCAAGTCCTTTTTGGACCAGCCAGAATCCTTTTGCCTATGAGCCTCAAAAGTTGCCCCTCATTCGACTCAATGACAGGCCGATTGTCCTTGAAACACCTAGGGAGTTTTTTGAATTTTCCTTTACTCCTAATGCCGCCTTTTATGTGAGATACCATCTTGATTGCATTCCAAACTCCATAGATCTGTCCAAGTGGAGACTTTTCCTCCAAGGCAATTTTTTAAACCCCGTTTCATTTAGTTTTGCTGACCTGCTTACTCGTTTTGAACCTGTCTCGATTGTCGCTGTTAACCAGTGTTCTGGAAACTCTAGAAGTCGATTTTATCCAAGAGTGCCCGGTGCTCAATGGGGAAATGGAGCCATGGGAAATGCCAAATGGACGGGAGTTCGTCTTATGGACGTCCTGAACAAGGCAAAGATGAAAGAAAACACAGTCCAAATCCAGTTTCAGGGGTTTGATTACGGTCGATCTCCAGAAGGAACTCCGGCCCATAGTTTCATCAAATCTCTAGATAGGGATGATCCCATACTCGAAGAAACGATTCTAGCCTACGCAATGAATGACGAGCCTTTACCCTTATTGAATGGATTTCCACTTAGATTAGTTGTTCCTGGAAAATTCGCGACTTACTGGATTAAACACCTTACATGGATCAGGGCTTTGGACTCCCTTGATACGAATTTCTGGATGAAAACAGCTTATCGCATTCCCAAGAACAGGCATAATTCGGTCTCCTTTGAAGACTACCAAAAGGGTGTTTCCTTTGAAACCATTCCTATTGGGGCAATACAGATGCCAGTCAGATCTTTTATCATTCAGCCAGCTGGAGACTCAAAACTGATTGAAAAAATGCCTGTCCAGGTCAAAGGGATAGCTTTTAGTGGTTATGGGGCAGTTGCGAAAGTCGAATTTTCTTCTGACGGAGGAAACCATTGGCAAGATACAACTCTTGGAAAAGATCTAGGGAAATATTCCTTTCGGAACTGGCACATTTTCTGGACACCCAAGAAGGCTGGCGAATATATCCTTGCTTCAAGGGCATGGGATGAAAAAGGGAATACTCAACCGCTAACACCTATTTGGAACCCTGGAGGATATTGTTGGAACACGGTAGAAACTCAAAGAATTTGGGTAGGTAAAAATTCATAA
- a CDS encoding cytochrome C, whose protein sequence is MSMLRKASNFFFYFFFIIFASMSFAQSSSEFPSNEPMEIGEAGLYTLDSTGLIFPFVAYPQDASSVYSVGAYPLTTEPLPMGERQEIVQSFCSMCHSTTVISLQPKFSGQVWRHEVEKMKLLGAQIPDDMITHIIDYLEKNCSVKSKN, encoded by the coding sequence ATGTCTATGCTTCGCAAAGCTTCTAACTTTTTTTTCTATTTTTTCTTCATTATCTTCGCTTCAATGAGTTTTGCTCAATCCTCTAGCGAATTTCCATCCAATGAACCTATGGAAATAGGAGAAGCGGGATTGTATACTCTGGATTCTACCGGTTTAATCTTCCCCTTCGTTGCTTACCCTCAAGATGCCAGCTCCGTTTACTCGGTGGGGGCTTATCCGCTTACCACTGAACCTCTCCCTATGGGAGAAAGACAGGAAATAGTACAGAGTTTCTGCTCCATGTGCCATAGCACCACGGTCATTAGTCTCCAGCCTAAATTTTCTGGTCAAGTATGGAGACATGAAGTTGAAAAAATGAAACTACTCGGTGCCCAAATTCCCGATGATATGATCACTCATATAATCGACTATCTCGAAAAAAACTGCTCAGTAAAAAGCAAAAACTAA
- the ahcY gene encoding adenosylhomocysteinase, whose amino-acid sequence MADFKVKDMELADFGRKEIEIAQDEMPGLMALREEYKGLYPLKGTRIAGCLHMTVETAVLIETLVALGASVRWSSCNIFSTQDHAAAAIAARGIPVFAWKGETLEEYEWCIEQTLRWPDGQPLNMILDDGGDLTELVHQKYPQLLDGIVGISEETTTGVHRLYHREAKGTLGPPSMNVNDSCTKSKFDNLYGCRESFLDGVKRATDVMIAGKIVVVCGYGDVGKGCVQSAKGMGARVVVTEIDPINALQASMDGYEVTLLEEIVDKADIFVTATGCINVITREHMDRMKSGAIVCNIGHFDSEIEVSSLYGDRNLTRVQIKPQLDMFVWPNGKKLYVLAEGRLVNLGCASGHPSFVMSASFTNQVLAQIELWTNRQTGRYKRGKVYTLPKILDEKVARLHLKKLGVKLTQLTKEQADYLGVPVDGPYKPDHYRY is encoded by the coding sequence ATGGCTGACTTTAAAGTGAAAGATATGGAGCTGGCTGACTTTGGGCGTAAAGAAATAGAAATAGCTCAAGATGAAATGCCCGGTTTAATGGCCCTTAGGGAAGAATACAAGGGATTGTATCCTTTAAAAGGCACAAGAATTGCCGGCTGCTTGCACATGACTGTTGAAACGGCTGTTTTGATCGAAACTCTGGTTGCGCTGGGTGCATCAGTCAGGTGGAGTTCCTGTAATATTTTCTCCACTCAAGATCATGCTGCAGCAGCCATTGCAGCAAGAGGAATTCCGGTTTTTGCATGGAAAGGAGAAACCTTAGAAGAATATGAGTGGTGCATAGAACAAACATTGAGGTGGCCTGATGGACAACCTTTAAACATGATATTAGATGATGGAGGAGATCTTACAGAGCTTGTTCATCAAAAATATCCGCAGCTTTTAGATGGCATTGTAGGCATTTCAGAAGAAACGACTACAGGAGTACACCGGTTGTATCATAGGGAAGCCAAAGGGACATTGGGACCTCCCAGTATGAATGTCAATGATTCCTGTACGAAAAGCAAATTTGATAATCTCTATGGTTGCAGGGAATCCTTTCTTGACGGTGTTAAAAGAGCAACTGACGTGATGATCGCAGGAAAGATCGTGGTTGTTTGTGGCTATGGAGATGTGGGTAAGGGCTGCGTGCAATCGGCTAAAGGAATGGGAGCTAGGGTAGTTGTTACCGAAATTGATCCCATCAATGCACTTCAAGCCTCGATGGATGGTTACGAAGTCACTCTTTTAGAAGAAATCGTTGATAAAGCGGACATATTTGTGACTGCAACGGGTTGTATCAATGTCATAACAAGAGAACATATGGATAGGATGAAGTCGGGAGCGATTGTGTGTAACATCGGTCATTTTGATTCAGAGATTGAAGTCAGCTCCCTTTATGGGGATAGAAATCTTACACGGGTTCAGATCAAACCGCAGCTTGACATGTTTGTTTGGCCGAATGGCAAAAAGCTTTATGTTTTAGCTGAGGGAAGGTTAGTAAACTTAGGTTGTGCCAGTGGGCATCCTAGTTTTGTGATGAGTGCGAGCTTTACGAACCAGGTTTTGGCTCAAATTGAATTATGGACAAATCGCCAAACTGGCCGATATAAAAGAGGTAAAGTTTACACCCTGCCCAAGATCCTTGATGAAAAAGTAGCCAGGCTTCATCTGAAAAAACTGGGGGTTAAGCTTACCCAGTTAACAAAAGAGCAGGCTGACTATCTGGGTGTTCCTGTAGACGGTCCTTACAAACCCGATCATTATCGGTACTAA
- the metK gene encoding methionine adenosyltransferase produces the protein MSKSFVFASESVTEGHPDKVCDTISDAVLDNCLQQDKFSRVACETLVKENLVVLAGEITTKANLDYVKIVKETVQQIGYNDPQCLFYPEKLHIVCAISKQSPDIALGVDGKKTSSVHVNYDQGAGDQGLMFGFACTETPELMPAPITFAHRLSRRLTELRKKEGCSWLRPDGKTQVSLYYEDHRPVRIEAIVVSTQHSAEVSKKEIEETIKKEVIQKAIPEEYLHKKTVFYINPTGRFVVGGPDADSGVTGRKIIVDTYGGMGRHGGGAFSGKDPSKVDRSAAYMARYIAKNIVAAKIASKVEVQIAYVIGRADPVSVSVDTFETALVDDRKIEKAIREVFRLKPAEIIEDLDLLRPIYSKTTNYGHFGRNDQYDIFSWEKTDRVDDLLVAVGLD, from the coding sequence ATGTCTAAATCATTTGTGTTTGCTTCAGAATCGGTGACTGAAGGCCATCCAGATAAGGTATGTGACACCATATCCGATGCGGTTTTAGACAACTGCCTTCAGCAGGACAAGTTCAGTCGGGTTGCCTGTGAAACGCTTGTTAAGGAAAATCTTGTCGTCCTTGCTGGAGAGATCACTACCAAGGCGAATCTTGACTATGTGAAGATTGTCAAAGAGACCGTGCAACAGATAGGCTACAATGATCCCCAATGCTTGTTTTACCCTGAGAAATTGCATATCGTTTGTGCGATTTCCAAGCAGAGTCCAGACATAGCATTAGGAGTAGATGGAAAGAAAACATCTTCGGTTCATGTTAATTATGATCAAGGAGCAGGAGACCAGGGGCTCATGTTCGGTTTTGCTTGCACAGAAACTCCGGAACTCATGCCCGCTCCGATCACCTTTGCCCATAGGTTATCTAGAAGGTTGACTGAACTAAGAAAAAAAGAAGGCTGTTCTTGGCTACGTCCAGATGGCAAAACTCAAGTTTCTCTTTATTATGAAGATCACAGGCCGGTGCGCATAGAGGCTATTGTGGTTTCGACACAGCATTCCGCAGAGGTGTCGAAGAAGGAAATAGAGGAAACAATAAAAAAAGAAGTGATTCAAAAAGCGATTCCAGAAGAGTATCTCCATAAAAAAACGGTTTTCTACATTAATCCCACGGGCAGATTTGTGGTCGGAGGACCTGATGCGGACTCCGGAGTTACAGGAAGGAAAATCATCGTCGATACCTATGGAGGTATGGGTAGGCATGGAGGAGGAGCATTTAGCGGAAAAGACCCCTCAAAGGTCGATCGGAGCGCTGCATACATGGCTAGGTATATAGCTAAGAATATTGTGGCCGCTAAGATTGCCTCAAAAGTAGAAGTTCAAATCGCTTATGTTATTGGTAGGGCTGATCCAGTGTCAGTGTCTGTTGATACCTTTGAGACAGCTCTAGTCGATGATCGAAAAATAGAAAAGGCGATTCGGGAGGTATTTCGGTTAAAACCTGCTGAAATCATTGAGGATCTTGACTTGCTAAGGCCTATTTATAGTAAAACGACAAATTATGGTCACTTTGGGAGAAATGATCAATACGATATCTTCAGCTGGGAAAAAACCGATAGAGTCGATGATCTGCTCGTTGCCGTGGGTCTGGATTAA
- a CDS encoding acetolactate synthase, which yields MGIQTTQDRHPEKVNQFSVFMENKAGRLLELVRLLEGHEIHIIGFTILDTSEASTIRLVVDDPQKARRILSENNISFTECSLIALELPQTAEDLRKVLTILLQAEINIYFSYPFLTRPYGKAVLALRVEDEELAESVLLRNNYRILFQKDISR from the coding sequence GTGGGTATTCAAACAACTCAAGACAGGCATCCCGAAAAAGTTAATCAATTTAGTGTTTTTATGGAAAATAAAGCCGGTAGGCTTTTGGAGCTGGTTCGGCTTTTGGAAGGTCATGAAATCCATATTATAGGTTTTACCATTCTGGATACTTCGGAGGCTTCCACCATTCGGTTGGTTGTCGATGATCCACAAAAGGCAAGGAGAATTCTTTCTGAAAACAATATCTCATTTACGGAATGTTCCCTGATTGCCTTGGAGCTGCCTCAAACAGCTGAAGATTTAAGAAAAGTTCTGACTATTCTGCTTCAGGCTGAAATCAACATATATTTTAGCTATCCTTTTTTGACCAGACCCTATGGGAAAGCGGTGCTGGCCTTAAGGGTCGAAGATGAAGAGCTAGCTGAATCTGTGCTTTTGAGGAATAATTACCGGATACTTTTCCAAAAAGATATCAGTAGGTGA
- a CDS encoding aminotransferase class I/II-fold pyridoxal phosphate-dependent enzyme, with protein MKKQSVVDHSAKILPFSLSPKRALAKQLSLIGKSGIRDFFEIVQNQKGVISLGIGEPDFETPWLIREASIYALEKGETGYTSNLGLIELRKLISQYVLKLIGVEYDPHEEIIVTVGVSEALDCALRALIDPQDEVIIHQPSYVSYVPLVVLAHGIPVIVETHEKDEFRLSPIELEKKITPRTKAIILNFPTNPTGATESEQQLKALAEIVHKHNLFVITDEIYAELTYEGKHFSIAAFEGMKERTLFLHGLSKAFSMTGYRIGYGCGPKEWIEAMVKIHQYSILCAPSVAQYAAIEALSKGRKEMEKMVEEYKLRRNFLWKNLSSLGLTGCFPRGTFYYFPSIRTYGLSSRDFSYRLLQEGGVAIVPGSAFGQGGEGYVRCSFAARFEDLQMAVRRIEKWLKKIEKEANK; from the coding sequence ATGAAAAAACAATCGGTTGTTGACCATTCTGCAAAAATATTACCTTTTAGTTTGAGCCCAAAAAGAGCGCTGGCCAAGCAGCTTTCTCTCATCGGAAAATCTGGAATCCGGGATTTCTTTGAAATCGTCCAAAATCAAAAAGGCGTTATTTCTTTGGGCATTGGAGAACCGGATTTCGAAACACCATGGTTGATCAGGGAGGCATCCATATATGCTTTAGAAAAAGGGGAGACCGGATACACTTCAAATTTAGGGCTAATCGAGCTCAGAAAACTGATTTCTCAATATGTCCTTAAGCTGATCGGTGTCGAATATGATCCCCACGAAGAGATCATTGTCACCGTGGGAGTTTCCGAAGCGCTTGACTGTGCTCTGAGAGCATTAATTGATCCGCAAGACGAAGTCATCATCCACCAGCCTTCTTATGTATCTTATGTTCCTCTTGTTGTTCTTGCCCATGGTATTCCTGTCATTGTTGAAACACATGAAAAAGATGAGTTTCGACTCAGTCCCATAGAACTTGAAAAAAAAATTACCCCTCGGACAAAAGCCATAATCCTTAATTTTCCAACAAACCCCACGGGGGCAACAGAAAGTGAACAGCAGCTTAAAGCCCTTGCCGAAATAGTCCATAAACATAATCTTTTTGTTATTACCGATGAGATCTATGCGGAGTTGACTTATGAAGGTAAGCATTTTTCTATCGCAGCCTTTGAAGGGATGAAAGAGAGAACCCTTTTTCTTCATGGCTTATCCAAGGCTTTCTCGATGACGGGATACCGGATAGGTTATGGCTGCGGTCCCAAAGAATGGATTGAGGCGATGGTTAAAATTCATCAATACTCTATCCTCTGTGCTCCTTCGGTTGCCCAATATGCGGCTATCGAAGCCTTGTCTAAGGGGAGGAAAGAAATGGAGAAGATGGTCGAAGAATACAAGCTAAGGAGGAATTTTCTTTGGAAAAACCTTTCCTCTTTGGGCTTAACCGGCTGTTTTCCTAGAGGAACATTTTACTACTTTCCCTCTATTCGTACTTATGGCCTATCTTCTAGGGATTTTTCTTATCGGCTTCTTCAAGAAGGGGGGGTGGCCATTGTTCCTGGGTCAGCTTTTGGTCAGGGAGGAGAAGGATATGTACGGTGTAGTTTTGCAGCTCGCTTTGAAGATCTGCAGATGGCTGTGCGCCGTATAGAAAAATGGCTAAAAAAAATTGAAAAAGAGGCTAATAAATAA
- a CDS encoding Lrp/AsnC family transcriptional regulator — MHSPLNIKAQLLNDIVRLLERNARLDVADIASALGISTDEVSRLLAELEKEKYILAYRTIFDPEKIQGKPVRAVIEVKITPERGGGFDKLSRRIAAFEEVTSCFLMSGAYDLLVFLEGESLKEVALFVSEKLATLPGVISTATHFMLKTYKEQGIIFSTPVHSRLPISP, encoded by the coding sequence TTGCATAGCCCATTGAATATTAAAGCTCAATTATTAAATGACATAGTTAGGTTATTAGAAAGAAATGCCCGGCTAGATGTTGCGGATATTGCTTCAGCATTGGGTATTTCTACTGATGAAGTGAGCCGGCTTTTAGCGGAGTTGGAAAAAGAAAAATATATATTAGCTTATAGAACTATTTTTGATCCTGAAAAAATACAAGGAAAACCTGTCCGTGCGGTCATTGAAGTGAAAATTACTCCAGAAAGAGGGGGAGGATTTGATAAGCTTTCTCGTCGCATTGCGGCTTTTGAAGAAGTGACATCCTGCTTTTTGATGAGTGGAGCTTATGATCTTCTTGTTTTTCTTGAAGGAGAGAGTTTAAAAGAAGTTGCTCTTTTCGTATCCGAAAAATTAGCCACTCTGCCGGGGGTTATTTCAACAGCTACCCATTTTATGCTAAAGACTTATAAAGAACAGGGGATTATTTTCTCAACCCCTGTGCATTCACGCCTTCCCATTAGCCCTTAA
- a CDS encoding ribose-phosphate diphosphokinase has protein sequence MNEDYQLLKIFSGRANPSLATKIAQYVGIPLGQATISSFPDGETFVKFNENIRGRDVFIVQPTCPPTNHNLMELLIMIDAAKRASAARVTAVIPFYGYARQDRKDQPRVSITAKLVANLLVAAGANRVLAMDLHAQQIQGFFDIPVDHLTAVPVFYKYLETNSLLDLVVVSPDVGGIKMASTYSQLLGKGLALVVKKRIDAYHTEADFVVGDVQGKDVLIVDDLTETAGTVVSAANILKKKGARRVFAGISHAVLNQIGINRLRDSQLEALITTNSVPVPMVEGIRLTVLDVAPLLGEAIKRIHTGMSVTSLFEVDGKKINL, from the coding sequence ATGAATGAAGATTATCAATTGCTTAAGATTTTTTCTGGAAGAGCCAATCCCTCTTTAGCCACAAAGATCGCTCAGTATGTGGGAATTCCTCTTGGACAAGCGACCATTTCTTCATTTCCAGATGGAGAGACCTTTGTCAAGTTTAACGAAAATATTCGGGGCAGAGATGTTTTTATCGTACAGCCTACTTGTCCTCCCACCAATCACAACCTGATGGAGTTGCTAATCATGATTGATGCGGCTAAAAGGGCCAGTGCGGCAAGAGTTACGGCTGTCATTCCATTTTATGGCTATGCCCGCCAAGATCGAAAGGATCAACCCCGAGTATCTATAACAGCTAAGCTGGTAGCCAATCTGCTTGTTGCTGCCGGGGCGAATAGAGTCTTGGCCATGGATCTCCATGCTCAACAAATACAAGGGTTTTTTGATATTCCGGTGGATCACCTCACCGCCGTCCCTGTATTCTACAAGTATTTAGAAACAAATAGTCTGCTTGATCTAGTAGTTGTATCTCCAGATGTGGGAGGGATTAAAATGGCCTCAACCTATTCCCAATTACTGGGCAAGGGTCTTGCGCTAGTTGTTAAAAAAAGAATAGATGCTTATCATACGGAGGCGGATTTTGTGGTGGGCGATGTACAAGGAAAGGATGTCTTGATCGTCGATGATTTAACCGAAACGGCAGGTACGGTTGTTTCTGCTGCCAATATTTTGAAAAAAAAGGGGGCAAGGCGTGTTTTTGCTGGCATTTCCCATGCCGTTCTTAATCAAATTGGCATTAACCGGTTAAGGGATTCTCAACTTGAAGCATTGATAACCACTAATAGTGTTCCGGTGCCCATGGTTGAAGGGATTCGGCTGACTGTCTTGGATGTTGCTCCCCTTTTAGGGGAAGCCATTAAAAGAATTCATACGGGGATGTCCGTTACCTCTCTGTTTGAAGTTGACGGAAAGAAAATAAATCTTTAA
- the efp gene encoding elongation factor P: MFVNATDVGKGQAIRHNGAICLVLETMHRTPGNLRAFVQMVLRNLKTGKSFVERFGSQDKVELLSLVRKRCEYSYREGNNFVFMDPETYDTFPVSEEMVGKAKDFLKENQPVDLLFADDSLAAIELPQSVVLKVVEAPEGVKGDSATNVMKPAILETGLCIQVPLFIKEGELVKVSTTDGKYLSRA; the protein is encoded by the coding sequence ATGTTTGTGAATGCGACGGATGTAGGAAAAGGTCAAGCGATTAGGCATAATGGGGCCATTTGTCTTGTCCTGGAAACGATGCATAGGACACCGGGTAACTTGAGGGCATTTGTCCAGATGGTTTTGAGAAATCTTAAAACGGGGAAATCTTTTGTTGAAAGATTTGGCTCACAGGACAAAGTGGAGTTGCTTTCCCTGGTGCGAAAGCGTTGCGAATACAGCTATAGGGAAGGAAACAACTTTGTTTTCATGGATCCTGAAACCTATGACACGTTTCCGGTTTCGGAAGAAATGGTCGGTAAAGCCAAGGATTTTTTGAAAGAAAATCAGCCTGTGGATCTTCTCTTTGCTGACGACTCCCTTGCCGCCATCGAACTGCCCCAAAGTGTGGTATTGAAAGTTGTTGAAGCCCCTGAAGGAGTAAAAGGAGACTCAGCAACCAATGTCATGAAACCAGCGATCCTAGAAACAGGACTTTGTATACAGGTTCCACTTTTTATCAAAGAGGGGGAGTTGGTGAAAGTGAGTACAACCGATGGGAAATATTTGAGTCGAGCATAG
- a CDS encoding KpsF/GutQ family sugar-phosphate isomerase, translating into MDIIGLAKRVFELEMDALRIVQKQLNSDFEKAIDVLEKTILADRKIVVTGVGKSGHIGRKIAATLTSTGAPSVVLDAVNAFHGDLGMVNRGDAIVALSYSGETDEILRLVPHLKRLTTSLISITGNEHSTLAKNSDIVLSVRIDREACPLNLAPTSSTTAMLVLGDALAMVLLEKRGFKKEDFARFHPGGTLGRNLLLKVGDIMRPMSQMVILEEEAKVKEALKLWNIKRVGAVVVVNPERKVIGIFTHGDFVRNYEINPRIGEEPLGRVMTKKPITVRVDKLAVEVLNVFEHNKIEDLIVVDEQYRVVGLIDSQDLAIHRLL; encoded by the coding sequence ATGGACATAATCGGTTTAGCAAAAAGAGTTTTTGAGCTGGAAATGGATGCTTTGCGCATCGTTCAGAAGCAGTTGAACTCTGATTTTGAAAAAGCCATTGATGTTTTAGAAAAGACCATCCTGGCTGACAGAAAAATTGTAGTGACTGGAGTGGGAAAGTCAGGTCATATAGGAAGGAAAATAGCGGCCACTTTAACAAGCACAGGAGCTCCTAGTGTAGTGCTTGATGCTGTTAATGCTTTTCATGGAGACCTAGGGATGGTCAATAGGGGTGATGCCATTGTGGCTTTGAGTTATAGCGGAGAGACGGACGAAATTCTTAGGCTGGTTCCCCATTTGAAAAGATTGACGACCTCTTTGATTTCGATTACAGGTAATGAACATTCAACCCTGGCTAAAAATTCAGATATTGTTCTGAGCGTGCGTATTGACAGAGAAGCTTGTCCCCTGAACTTGGCTCCTACCTCTAGCACGACGGCGATGCTTGTCCTGGGGGATGCCTTAGCTATGGTGCTTTTGGAAAAAAGAGGGTTTAAGAAGGAGGATTTTGCTCGGTTCCATCCCGGTGGGACACTTGGTCGTAATTTATTGCTTAAAGTCGGGGATATCATGAGGCCCATGTCCCAAATGGTTATTCTAGAGGAAGAGGCAAAGGTCAAAGAGGCTTTGAAGTTGTGGAACATAAAAAGAGTTGGGGCTGTTGTGGTTGTCAATCCCGAGAGAAAGGTTATAGGGATATTTACTCATGGAGATTTTGTAAGAAATTACGAAATCAATCCCCGGATAGGAGAAGAACCTTTAGGCCGAGTGATGACTAAAAAACCTATCACGGTCAGGGTTGACAAACTTGCAGTTGAAGTACTCAATGTTTTTGAACACAATAAAATAGAAGATTTGATTGTTGTGGATGAGCAGTATCGGGTAGTCGGATTAATTGATTCCCAAGATTTAGCTATTCATCGATTATTATAA